From Thermus albus, one genomic window encodes:
- a CDS encoding Uma2 family endonuclease, with translation MATRYRFRVEEFERAFRDVPRVELLRGEVYQMSPIGPKHFLAVMRLDHSLKEALQGKALVAVQSPLHLSQDSEPEPDLMVLQPPWERYKGRLPEPHDVLLLIEVADTSLEFDREVKLPLYAEAGIPEVWLVNLKEDLLEVYREPKEGRYRLIRLLSPSEAVSPLAFPEISLPWAPSP, from the coding sequence ATGGCCACCCGCTACCGCTTCCGCGTGGAGGAGTTTGAGCGGGCCTTCCGGGACGTGCCCCGGGTGGAGCTCCTTAGGGGAGAAGTGTACCAGATGAGCCCTATTGGACCTAAGCATTTCCTTGCGGTGATGCGCCTGGATCACAGCCTGAAGGAGGCCCTCCAAGGCAAGGCCTTGGTGGCAGTCCAGTCACCCCTACACCTTTCCCAAGACTCCGAACCCGAACCCGACCTTATGGTGCTCCAACCTCCCTGGGAACGCTACAAGGGTAGGCTCCCCGAACCCCACGATGTCCTCCTCTTGATAGAGGTAGCAGACACCTCCTTGGAGTTTGACCGGGAGGTGAAGCTTCCCCTTTACGCCGAGGCCGGGATCCCCGAGGTCTGGCTGGTGAACCTCAAGGAGGACCTCCTGGAGGTTTACCGGGAACCCAAGGAGGGGCGCTACCGCTTGATCCGCCTTCTCTCCCCTTCCGAGGCCGTAAGCCCCTTGGCCTTCCCCGAGATTAGCCTGCCTTGGGCGCCGTCTCCTTGA
- a CDS encoding ABC transporter permease codes for MKKAKTLLAVYLAYMLEYRAELFLWALAGALPLILLGVWTEAAKGGDFPLSPGEFARYFLMVFLVRQATVVWVVWEFERDVVEGRLSFRLLRPLDPFFEHLAAHVAERLARLPFVVLLTLLFFYIFPEARFLPEAGPFLLGLLFTLLAFLLRYLMQYTTAMLTFFTERAVSVEEVFFLLYLFLSGTIAPLEVFPEPLRTLALLTPFPYLVYLPAALLAGQEVDLFPGVWVMLFWGGALLLLWRLLWRLGLRHYSGQGA; via the coding sequence ATGAAGAAAGCCAAGACCCTCCTTGCCGTCTACCTGGCCTACATGCTGGAGTACCGGGCCGAGCTTTTCCTCTGGGCCTTGGCGGGGGCCTTGCCCTTAATCCTCCTTGGGGTCTGGACGGAGGCGGCCAAGGGTGGGGATTTCCCCCTAAGCCCCGGGGAGTTTGCCCGGTACTTCCTCATGGTCTTCCTGGTGCGCCAGGCCACGGTGGTCTGGGTGGTGTGGGAGTTTGAGCGGGATGTGGTGGAGGGCCGGCTTTCCTTCCGGCTCCTAAGGCCCCTGGACCCCTTTTTTGAGCACCTGGCGGCCCACGTGGCCGAGCGCCTGGCCCGGCTTCCCTTCGTGGTCCTCCTCACCCTCCTCTTCTTCTACATCTTCCCCGAGGCCCGCTTTCTGCCGGAGGCGGGCCCCTTTCTCTTAGGCCTCCTCTTCACCCTCCTGGCCTTTTTGCTCCGCTACCTGATGCAGTACACCACCGCCATGCTCACCTTCTTCACCGAGCGGGCGGTTTCCGTGGAGGAGGTCTTCTTCCTCCTCTACCTCTTCCTTTCCGGGACCATCGCCCCCCTCGAGGTCTTCCCCGAACCCCTAAGGACCCTGGCCCTCCTCACCCCTTTCCCCTACCTGGTCTACCTGCCCGCAGCCCTTCTGGCCGGGCAGGAGGTGGACCTCTTCCCGGGGGTCTGGGTCATGCTCTTCTGGGGTGGAGCCCTCCTTCTCCTTTGGCGGCTCCTTTGGCGGCTCGGGCTTAGGCACTACTCGGGCCAAGGGGCATAA
- a CDS encoding ABC transporter ATP-binding protein yields the protein MSRTPVVLAQDLTKYYRVALKEESLLATFRHFLFRQYRTVQAVEGVSFRIDRGEVVGFLGPNGAGKTTTLKMLTGLIHPTRGQAVVAGHVPWRREKAFLKKITLVMGNKQQLIWDLPALDTFRLNAAIYEIPEEEFKKRVQELSEMLSLTEKLHQPVRKLSLGERMKAELLAALLHRPEVLFLDEPTLGLDVNAQVAVREFIREYNRRYGATVLLTSHYMADIAALAERVLVIHQGKLLYDGALEGLLERFAPYREVGLVLAQPLPKEALLPFGEVRVLEGLKARLLVPRERLTERVAEILKRLPVEDLEVREPPLEEVIARVFQSPALAGEA from the coding sequence GTGTCAAGGACGCCTGTGGTTCTGGCCCAGGACCTCACCAAGTACTACCGGGTGGCCCTGAAGGAGGAAAGCCTCCTGGCCACCTTCCGCCACTTCCTTTTCCGCCAGTACCGCACGGTGCAGGCGGTGGAAGGGGTGAGCTTCCGCATAGACCGAGGGGAGGTGGTGGGCTTCCTGGGGCCCAATGGCGCCGGCAAGACCACCACCTTGAAGATGCTCACCGGCCTCATCCACCCCACCCGGGGCCAGGCCGTGGTGGCGGGGCACGTACCCTGGCGGCGGGAAAAGGCCTTCCTGAAGAAGATCACCTTGGTGATGGGCAACAAGCAACAGCTCATCTGGGACCTCCCCGCCTTGGACACCTTCCGCCTCAACGCCGCCATCTACGAGATCCCCGAGGAGGAGTTCAAAAAAAGGGTCCAGGAGCTTTCCGAGATGCTTTCCCTCACCGAAAAGCTACACCAGCCGGTGCGCAAGCTCTCCTTAGGGGAAAGGATGAAGGCCGAGCTCCTGGCGGCCCTTCTCCACCGCCCGGAGGTCCTCTTCCTGGACGAGCCCACCTTGGGCCTGGACGTAAACGCCCAGGTGGCGGTGCGGGAGTTCATCCGGGAGTACAACCGGCGCTACGGGGCCACGGTCCTCCTCACCAGCCACTACATGGCGGATATCGCCGCTTTGGCGGAAAGGGTCTTGGTGATCCATCAAGGAAAGCTCCTCTACGATGGCGCCTTGGAAGGGCTCTTGGAGCGCTTTGCCCCCTACCGGGAGGTGGGGCTCGTCCTGGCCCAGCCCCTGCCCAAGGAGGCCCTCCTTCCCTTCGGGGAGGTGAGGGTCCTCGAGGGCCTAAAAGCCCGCCTTTTAGTTCCCCGGGAACGGCTCACGGAAAGGGTGGCGGAGATCCTCAAAAGGCTTCCCGTGGAGGACCTGGAGGTGCGGGAGCCCCCGCTGGAGGAGGTCATCGCCCGGGTTTTCCAAAGCCCGGCCCTGGCGGGGGAGGCATGA
- a CDS encoding ABC transporter permease, with translation MRYLRVFLLFLRLSLAAEMEYRLNFLLGLLSSALTLLGALFGLFLLYQGGYRPGGWSWEEALLVLAAFTLLQGLGSTLLAPNLNKIVEHVQQGTLDFVLLKPLDPQFWLSFRVFSPWGLGDFLLGMGLLVYAGVRLGLGGLGYLAFAGYWFLGAVMLYSLWFLLATTSIWFVKIYNVTEVLRGLLEAGRFPVGAYPALYRVFFTFVVPVAFLTTVPAEVALGRGAVSLWAWGLASFLFLLSRAFFRVALRSYTSASS, from the coding sequence GTGCGTTACCTGAGGGTTTTCCTCCTCTTCCTGCGCCTGAGCCTGGCGGCGGAGATGGAGTACCGCCTGAACTTCCTCCTGGGCCTCCTTTCCTCAGCCCTCACCCTTCTTGGGGCCCTTTTCGGTCTCTTTCTCCTCTACCAAGGGGGGTACCGGCCCGGGGGCTGGTCCTGGGAGGAGGCCCTTTTGGTCTTGGCGGCCTTTACCCTCCTTCAGGGCCTGGGGAGCACCCTCTTGGCCCCCAACCTCAACAAGATCGTGGAACACGTGCAACAAGGCACCTTGGACTTCGTGCTCTTAAAGCCCCTGGACCCCCAGTTTTGGCTTTCCTTTCGGGTGTTTTCCCCTTGGGGCTTGGGGGATTTCCTCCTGGGGATGGGCCTTCTTGTATATGCGGGGGTGCGCCTGGGGCTAGGGGGCTTGGGCTACCTGGCCTTCGCCGGGTACTGGTTTCTGGGGGCCGTGATGCTCTATAGCCTGTGGTTCTTGCTGGCCACCACCAGCATCTGGTTCGTGAAGATCTACAACGTCACCGAGGTTTTGCGGGGGCTTCTGGAGGCGGGACGTTTCCCCGTGGGGGCCTACCCGGCTTTATACCGGGTCTTTTTTACCTTCGTGGTGCCGGTGGCCTTCCTCACCACCGTGCCGGCGGAGGTGGCCTTGGGGCGGGGGGCGGTTTCCCTCTGGGCCTGGGGTCTGGCCTCCTTTTTGTTCCTCTTGTCCCGGGCTTTCTTTCGTGTGGCCTTAAGGAGCTACACCTCGGCTAGCAGTTAG
- the plsY gene encoding glycerol-3-phosphate 1-O-acyltransferase PlsY produces the protein MVSGLLVLLLAYLFGSIPAGVLVARTYRVDIRKVGSRNIGATNVLRVLGPGPALVVALFDVFKGGLAVLIARAVGIEGPLLGGVALAAVLGHNYSLFLGFKGGKGVATSFGTLLFLDPVLAFWTFPIGITVMLLTRYVSAGSMTGGVAATVLALALARPFWEVATVALMALLIFWTHRENLKRLQAGTERRLGEKEGGRA, from the coding sequence ATGGTGTCGGGGCTTTTGGTCCTTTTGCTGGCCTATCTCTTTGGGTCCATCCCGGCAGGGGTTTTGGTGGCCCGCACCTACCGGGTGGATATCCGCAAGGTGGGCTCGAGGAACATAGGGGCCACCAATGTCCTTAGGGTTTTGGGACCGGGGCCGGCCTTGGTGGTGGCCCTTTTTGACGTCTTCAAGGGGGGGCTTGCCGTGCTCATCGCCCGGGCGGTGGGAATAGAGGGCCCGCTTTTGGGCGGGGTGGCCTTGGCGGCGGTGTTGGGCCACAACTACTCCCTCTTCCTGGGGTTTAAGGGAGGGAAGGGGGTGGCCACCAGCTTTGGCACCCTGCTCTTTCTGGACCCTGTCTTGGCATTTTGGACGTTTCCCATAGGGATCACGGTGATGCTCCTTACCCGTTACGTGTCGGCGGGGAGCATGACCGGGGGGGTGGCGGCCACGGTCCTGGCCCTGGCCTTGGCCCGCCCCTTTTGGGAGGTGGCCACCGTGGCCCTCATGGCCCTTCTCATCTTCTGGACCCACCGGGAGAATCTAAAGCGCCTGCAGGCGGGTACGGAAAGGCGCCTTGGGGAGAAGGAGGGAGGCCGTGCTTGA
- the bshB1 gene encoding bacillithiol biosynthesis deacetylase BshB1 — protein MLDLLVLAPHPDDGELGCGGTLARAKAEGLSTGILDLTRGEMGSKGTPEERAKEVDEASRILGLDFRGNLGLPDGGLLDVPEQRLKLAEALRRLRPRIVFAPLEADRHPDHTAASRLAVAAVHLAGLGKAPVEGEPHRVERLFFYPGNHPFAPSFLVKISAFIDQWEQAVLAYRSQFSGEAASETVGPKGVEARKAMRRYFGNYLGVDYAEPFVSPLPVLYTPWSRA, from the coding sequence GTGCTTGACCTTCTGGTCCTGGCTCCTCATCCCGACGATGGGGAGCTGGGGTGTGGCGGCACCCTGGCCCGGGCCAAGGCGGAGGGTCTGAGCACCGGGATTCTGGACCTCACCCGCGGGGAGATGGGCTCCAAAGGCACCCCGGAGGAAAGGGCGAAAGAGGTGGATGAGGCCAGCCGCATCCTGGGCTTGGACTTTAGGGGCAACCTGGGGTTGCCCGACGGGGGGCTTCTGGACGTACCCGAGCAGCGCCTTAAGCTGGCCGAGGCCCTGAGGCGGCTTAGGCCCCGCATTGTGTTCGCCCCCCTCGAGGCCGACCGCCACCCCGACCACACGGCGGCAAGCCGCTTGGCGGTGGCGGCGGTGCACCTGGCGGGCTTGGGGAAGGCCCCGGTAGAAGGCGAGCCCCACCGGGTGGAACGGCTTTTCTTCTACCCGGGGAACCATCCCTTCGCCCCCAGCTTCCTGGTGAAGATATCCGCCTTCATAGACCAGTGGGAGCAGGCGGTGCTGGCCTACAGGAGCCAGTTTTCCGGGGAGGCGGCGAGCGAAACCGTGGGCCCTAAGGGGGTGGAGGCCCGGAAGGCCATGCGCCGCTACTTCGGCAACTACCTGGGCGTGGACTACGCGGAGCCTTTCGTAAGCCCCTTGCCCGTCCTCTACACCCCTTGGAGCCGGGCCTAA
- a CDS encoding uracil-DNA glycosylase, whose product MNLELLQAQAKACTACRLAEGRTQVVFGEGNPDAQLMIVGEGPGEEEDKQGRPFVGKAGQLLNRILEAAGIPRETVYITNIVKCRPPGNRTPLPDEAKVCTDKWLLKQIELIAPQIIVPLGAVAAEFFLGEKVSITKVRGQWFSWHGIRVFPMFHPAYLLRNPSRAPGSPKHLTWLDIQEVKRALDALPPKERRQVKAVSQEPLF is encoded by the coding sequence ATGAACCTGGAGCTTCTTCAGGCCCAGGCCAAGGCCTGCACCGCCTGCCGCTTGGCGGAAGGCCGCACCCAGGTGGTCTTCGGGGAGGGAAACCCCGACGCCCAGCTCATGATCGTGGGGGAAGGCCCCGGGGAAGAAGAAGACAAGCAGGGCCGCCCCTTCGTGGGGAAGGCGGGGCAGCTTCTCAACCGGATCCTCGAGGCCGCAGGGATCCCCCGGGAAACGGTCTACATCACCAACATCGTGAAGTGCCGCCCCCCGGGTAACCGCACCCCCCTGCCCGACGAGGCCAAGGTCTGCACCGACAAGTGGCTCCTGAAGCAGATTGAGCTCATCGCCCCCCAGATCATCGTCCCCTTGGGGGCCGTGGCGGCGGAGTTTTTCCTGGGGGAGAAGGTCTCCATCACCAAGGTGCGGGGGCAGTGGTTTAGCTGGCACGGCATCCGGGTCTTCCCCATGTTCCACCCCGCCTACCTCCTCCGCAACCCCAGCCGGGCCCCGGGAAGCCCCAAGCACCTCACCTGGCTGGACATCCAGGAGGTGAAGCGGGCTTTGGACGCCCTGCCCCCCAAGGAGCGCCGACAGGTGAAGGCGGTGAGCCAAGAACCCCTCTTTTAG
- the hisD gene encoding histidinol dehydrogenase: protein MIYRAEEVKERFARRGLSFDPTVEEIVRGILQAVREEGDAALDRFSLDLDGHPVEEIPKKAWRQAYEDLDEELRDALETAKERIEAFYREEAKGGFLKADGSGVLGQLVRPLARVGVYVPGGSAPLLSSLLMSVVPAKVAGVEEVIVASPPRVHPGVLAAAWVAGADRLFAMGGAQAIAALAYGTERVPRVDKIVGPGNAYVVAAKRQVYGTVGIDGLAGPTETLIVADGSASPKVLAADLLAQAEHGPDSEPWLLSPDRALLERVEAELFRQVQDLPRAEIAKRALERGGLVLTQDLEEAFALANLYAPEHLCLALADPLPWLGRVQNAGGVFLGEGSPEALGDYIAGPSHVMPTSGTARFQGGLAVRDFLKVIPVMGLSEGAVKELSAKGALLARAEGLEAHARSLDLRK, encoded by the coding sequence ATGATCTACCGCGCGGAGGAGGTTAAGGAGCGCTTTGCCCGCCGGGGCCTCTCCTTTGACCCCACGGTGGAGGAGATCGTGCGGGGCATCCTCCAGGCGGTGCGGGAGGAGGGGGATGCTGCCCTGGACCGCTTCAGCCTGGATCTGGATGGCCATCCGGTGGAGGAGATCCCCAAAAAGGCCTGGCGCCAGGCCTATGAGGACCTGGACGAGGAGCTTCGGGATGCCTTGGAAACCGCCAAGGAGCGGATAGAGGCCTTCTACCGGGAGGAGGCCAAAGGTGGCTTTTTGAAGGCCGATGGCAGTGGGGTTCTGGGCCAGCTGGTCCGGCCCCTGGCCCGGGTGGGGGTGTATGTGCCCGGGGGAAGCGCTCCCCTCCTCTCCAGCCTGCTCATGAGCGTGGTGCCGGCCAAGGTGGCCGGGGTGGAGGAGGTCATTGTGGCCAGTCCCCCTAGGGTTCACCCCGGTGTGCTGGCCGCGGCCTGGGTGGCGGGGGCCGACCGGCTTTTCGCCATGGGCGGGGCCCAGGCCATCGCCGCCTTGGCTTACGGGACGGAACGGGTGCCCCGGGTGGACAAGATCGTGGGCCCGGGAAACGCCTACGTGGTGGCGGCCAAGCGGCAGGTCTATGGCACCGTGGGGATAGATGGCCTGGCAGGTCCCACGGAAACCCTCATCGTGGCCGATGGTTCCGCCTCGCCCAAGGTGCTTGCCGCGGATCTCCTGGCCCAGGCGGAGCACGGTCCCGACTCCGAACCTTGGCTTCTCTCCCCGGACCGGGCCCTTTTGGAAAGGGTGGAGGCGGAGCTTTTCCGGCAGGTTCAGGACCTCCCTCGGGCGGAGATCGCCAAAAGGGCCCTGGAGCGGGGGGGGTTGGTGCTTACCCAGGACCTCGAGGAGGCCTTTGCCCTAGCCAACCTCTACGCTCCCGAGCACCTCTGCCTGGCCCTGGCGGACCCCCTTCCCTGGCTGGGGCGGGTACAGAATGCCGGGGGTGTCTTCCTGGGGGAGGGAAGCCCCGAGGCCTTGGGGGATTACATCGCCGGGCCCAGCCACGTGATGCCCACCTCGGGCACCGCCCGCTTCCAAGGGGGCTTGGCGGTGCGGGACTTCCTCAAGGTGATCCCGGTGATGGGCCTTTCTGAGGGAGCGGTGAAGGAGCTATCCGCCAAGGGGGCCCTTTTGGCCCGGGCCGAGGGCTTGGAGGCCCATGCCCGTTCCCTGGACTTGAGAAAATGA
- a CDS encoding ABC transporter substrate-binding protein, which produces MKLFHELLGPLELPERPERIVSLAPNVTDALFVLGVGERLVGRSAFCHRPAEVLSLPVLASYTKTRTELLRSLKPDLVLLSTGVQREQAFRLKEEGFPVYALPLPLSPYGILENLSTLGHLLDLEERATELAHGLSERYGRLKGRFDLKVYFEMDLGGPITVGRGSYIAQALLHLGLKPIFLDVPQAYFPPDLEEVRRRGPDLFVYEPKPWGRNPLDKARALMEERGWHLPVVATDGDELAHYGPLFFGFLEKLAQKVAETLGED; this is translated from the coding sequence ATGAAGCTTTTCCACGAGCTTTTGGGCCCATTGGAGCTTCCTGAACGCCCGGAGCGGATCGTAAGCCTAGCCCCCAACGTAACTGATGCCCTCTTTGTCCTGGGCGTAGGGGAGCGGCTTGTGGGGCGAAGCGCCTTCTGCCACCGCCCGGCGGAGGTGCTTTCCCTGCCGGTCTTGGCCTCCTACACCAAAACCCGCACCGAGCTTCTTCGTAGCCTAAAGCCCGACCTGGTGCTTCTTTCCACCGGGGTGCAGCGGGAGCAGGCCTTCAGGCTAAAGGAGGAGGGGTTTCCCGTCTACGCCCTGCCCTTGCCCTTAAGCCCCTACGGCATCCTGGAAAACCTCTCCACCTTGGGCCACCTTTTGGACCTGGAGGAGCGGGCCACGGAACTGGCCCACGGGCTTTCCGAGCGGTATGGCCGCCTTAAGGGGCGGTTTGACCTCAAGGTTTACTTTGAAATGGACCTGGGCGGGCCCATCACCGTGGGCCGGGGGAGCTATATCGCCCAGGCCCTTTTGCACCTGGGGCTTAAGCCCATCTTCCTGGACGTGCCCCAGGCGTACTTTCCCCCTGACCTGGAAGAGGTCAGGCGCCGCGGGCCCGACCTTTTCGTCTACGAACCCAAGCCCTGGGGTAGGAATCCTTTGGATAAGGCCCGGGCCTTGATGGAGGAAAGAGGGTGGCACCTTCCCGTGGTGGCCACGGACGGGGACGAGCTGGCCCACTATGGACCCCTGTTCTTCGGCTTCTTGGAAAAGCTGGCCCAGAAGGTGGCGGAAACCTTAGGCGAAGATTAA
- a CDS encoding S8 family peptidase gives MKRALFLALLSATTILLTACPQTVPPPPVNPAECPVGTLQVQGDEPLRLQGLGQFAGEYVPGELLVLPKPGLSLQTLKAKGADFQEALPWGLIRVKVPPGQEKARAQALLRAGAQYVQPNFVYRALRAPNDPLYVVYQKAYLDGLVHLEAAWDQSTGRGCPPLIAVLDTGILSHGDVQASLYLPQGVKLDVADDDPDPTDRTSDGQGVHGHGLKVASVLGADTNNGKGMAGVTWGRYLVPIKVFKDGAETTSTADIAKGVDLAKTLGAKVINLSLGARGVDDPTLENAIFQARASGAVVVAASGNDGGYGVLFPGNLPTVIAVGAVDSTKNRASFSTYGPELDLMAPGVGVLVADESGGYASGDGTSFASPVVAGVVALYMSKYASERKNWPTPNQVYQCLTGTAEDLGIPGRDDEYGFGLVRADRVMTDTTYCFP, from the coding sequence ATGAAGCGGGCTTTATTTCTCGCACTTCTCAGCGCCACGACCATCCTCCTCACCGCCTGTCCCCAAACGGTACCGCCGCCCCCCGTAAATCCCGCGGAATGCCCCGTGGGAACCTTGCAGGTTCAAGGAGATGAGCCTTTACGGCTTCAGGGTTTGGGCCAGTTTGCTGGAGAGTACGTGCCCGGTGAACTATTGGTGCTACCAAAGCCAGGGCTTAGCCTCCAGACCTTAAAGGCTAAGGGTGCGGATTTTCAAGAGGCTTTACCCTGGGGCCTTATCCGGGTGAAGGTGCCTCCTGGTCAGGAAAAGGCCCGGGCTCAGGCGCTTCTTCGGGCTGGAGCGCAGTATGTGCAACCTAACTTTGTCTATCGTGCCTTGCGGGCGCCTAACGATCCTTTGTATGTGGTTTATCAAAAAGCCTACTTGGACGGTTTGGTACACCTCGAGGCGGCCTGGGACCAGAGCACGGGCCGAGGTTGCCCACCCCTGATTGCGGTCTTGGACACAGGCATTCTTTCCCATGGAGATGTACAGGCGAGCCTTTACCTTCCCCAAGGGGTAAAGCTAGACGTAGCCGATGATGACCCAGACCCCACGGACCGAACTTCGGATGGGCAGGGGGTTCATGGGCATGGCCTCAAGGTAGCCAGCGTATTAGGTGCGGATACCAATAATGGCAAAGGCATGGCTGGGGTTACGTGGGGCAGGTATCTGGTCCCCATAAAAGTATTCAAAGATGGGGCGGAGACTACCTCCACGGCAGACATTGCGAAAGGGGTAGACCTGGCCAAGACGTTGGGGGCCAAGGTGATCAATCTGTCCTTGGGTGCCAGGGGCGTTGATGACCCAACCTTAGAAAACGCAATCTTTCAAGCGCGAGCTAGCGGGGCTGTGGTGGTGGCGGCTTCGGGGAACGATGGGGGCTATGGGGTGCTTTTCCCGGGGAACTTACCTACGGTCATCGCCGTAGGAGCGGTGGACTCCACCAAAAACCGAGCTAGTTTTTCCACGTATGGCCCGGAGCTAGACCTGATGGCCCCAGGGGTGGGCGTGCTCGTTGCTGACGAAAGCGGGGGTTATGCTTCGGGTGATGGCACCTCCTTTGCCAGCCCCGTGGTGGCGGGGGTAGTGGCCCTTTACATGAGCAAGTACGCCAGCGAGCGGAAGAACTGGCCTACCCCGAATCAGGTCTACCAGTGTCTAACGGGCACCGCGGAGGACCTCGGCATCCCTGGCCGGGACGACGAGTATGGCTTCGGCCTTGTCCGCGCCGACCGGGTGATGACGGACACCACCTACTGCTTCCCCTAA
- a CDS encoding LCP family protein, protein MRRFFLPFLALLLVGLGLWAYPLLGPLLRQGALPAPEGLKAPLTVLVYGSSPEYVGYHKRAPERFRGLADTILLVRLDPAAHRVVVLSIPRDVWVNLPGYGWRKVNAASPLGGPDLMKEAVARITGVRPDRYVVVSTEALRRGVDALGGVRVCVEKPMRYRDTAAGLDINLEPGCQVLNGEKAEGYLRFRKDALGDIGRIQRQQAFFHALKEQALSPSGLLRLPRAVAAVEPYFQTDLTREERGAILGFALKGPELVSLLLPGSFGGGGWAVDRRALEELLATYFFGDGKAAVPELAGKRVALVYGPGQEALAEKVRERLHALGLRVILHPVDLKPGRTEVLENGPGVLARSLGEALGVPYRISGEAVLGADLTLRLGEEAPFL, encoded by the coding sequence GTGCGGCGGTTTTTCCTCCCCTTTCTTGCCCTCCTTCTGGTGGGGCTAGGCCTTTGGGCCTATCCCCTTTTGGGCCCTTTGCTGCGGCAGGGGGCCCTTCCGGCCCCGGAGGGGCTTAAGGCCCCCTTGACGGTGCTGGTCTATGGGTCTAGCCCAGAGTATGTGGGTTACCACAAACGGGCTCCCGAGCGCTTCCGGGGCCTGGCGGACACCATCCTCTTGGTGCGCTTAGACCCTGCGGCCCACCGGGTGGTGGTCCTTTCCATACCCCGGGATGTCTGGGTGAACCTCCCCGGCTACGGTTGGCGCAAGGTGAATGCGGCAAGCCCTTTGGGAGGGCCGGATCTCATGAAAGAGGCGGTGGCCCGCATCACCGGGGTGCGACCGGACCGGTATGTGGTGGTGAGCACAGAGGCCTTGCGCCGGGGGGTGGATGCCCTAGGGGGGGTTAGGGTGTGCGTGGAAAAGCCCATGCGCTACCGGGATACCGCCGCCGGGCTGGATATCAACCTGGAACCCGGCTGCCAGGTGCTGAACGGGGAGAAGGCGGAAGGCTACCTCCGCTTCCGGAAGGACGCCTTGGGGGATATCGGCCGCATCCAGCGTCAGCAGGCCTTTTTTCACGCTCTTAAGGAACAGGCGCTATCCCCTTCCGGCCTTCTTCGCCTGCCCAGGGCGGTGGCGGCGGTGGAGCCTTACTTCCAAACCGACCTCACCCGTGAGGAAAGGGGGGCCATCTTGGGGTTCGCCCTGAAGGGGCCTGAACTGGTGAGCCTGCTTCTTCCCGGAAGCTTTGGCGGGGGGGGCTGGGCGGTGGACCGCCGAGCCTTGGAGGAGCTTCTAGCCACCTATTTCTTTGGGGACGGGAAGGCGGCTGTGCCGGAGTTGGCGGGGAAGCGGGTGGCTCTGGTCTACGGCCCAGGCCAGGAGGCCTTGGCGGAAAAGGTGAGGGAAAGGCTCCATGCCCTGGGCCTTCGGGTCATCCTGCACCCTGTGGACCTGAAACCCGGGCGCACCGAGGTGCTGGAAAACGGCCCTGGGGTCTTGGCCAGGAGCCTAGGGGAGGCGCTGGGGGTCCCTTACCGCATCTCGGGGGAGGCCGTCTTGGGGGCGGATCTCACCTTGCGCCTTGGCGAGGAGGCGCCCTTTTTGTAG